The Buteo buteo chromosome 25, bButBut1.hap1.1, whole genome shotgun sequence genome has a window encoding:
- the IRS2 gene encoding insulin receptor substrate 2 isoform X1: MASPAVLGLLPPLSSPPGPNLNNNNNNNQGVRKCGYLRKQKHGHKRFFVLRGPGGGEEAGGARLEYYESEKKWRNKSGAPKRVIALDSCLNINKRADAKHKYLIALYTKDEYFAVAAENEQEQEGWYRAFTDLLNEGKAACQGSPHRHLASPFSASCGAAAASLAAAGEDLSYGLIAPAAAAYREVWQVTLKPKGLGQSKNLTGVHRLCLSARTIGFVRLNCELPSVTLQLMNIRRCGHSDSFFFIEVGRSAATGPGELWMQADDSVVAQNIHETILEAMKALKELYAFRPRSKSQSSSSSSSGGAAGPGGGASATHPITVPGRRHHHLVNLPPSQTGLLRRSRTDSLAAGAGSKCTPCRVRTASEGDGCRVGSAAGSPMSPGPVRTPLSRSHTLSGGGGGRQAGKLLPVLAGGGLQSSRSMSMPASHSPPSAASPVSLSSSSGLGSEAAPPHHPQRPSSGSASVSGSPSDAGFMSFDEYGSSPGGDLRPFSSSSTASNRSNTPESVAETPPVRDPGGGTDLYGYMAMERPPSGRLCYRPCPDAAADRGHRKRTYSLTTPCRQRPPPPQVSSASLDEYTLMRATFAGSAGRLFPSCQAGASPKVTYTPYPEDYGDIEIGSHRSSGSSSTNLGPPAAGGGGGGGGGGGDDDGYMPMTPGVAAALGQGSRGGDDYMPMSPTSVSAPKQILQPRAGLGGGSPGNRSGYKTSSPGESSPDDSGYMRMWCGSRLSVESSDGRLSCGDYINMSPRDPQHGPQAPSLTPPDFFFAPSGHGPGEPPKPGCYSYSSLPRSYKSQGPAKDSDQYVFMNSPGRTIPEEAVCGAGRSPAGTFAPSSHTVPSPLRHSRTESFLSQRCQRAARPSRLSLETLRTMLPSMNEHPLPPEPKSPGEYINIDFGDAAVYSPPSLPADSPASSLGSGTGQRRSPLSDYMNIDFGSHSPSQSGTVSVGSLEALSPGSSSSTSQPEGRYLKAAVGVACSSSPSDGGDYTEMTFGMATTPPQPIVQKPESARVDSPTAGVKRLTLSGVEAFILSSPPPDPNRGAKVIRADPQGRRRHSSETFSSTTTVTPVSPSFAHNPKRHNSASVENVSLRKSEGLEEEQGSSPMCRETSAGFQNGLNYIAIDVVDGTLANCDKARSRARHVLNGGVNGVEMSAYASIDFLSHNLKEASAVKGSTGRWKR; this comes from the exons atGGCGAGCCCCgccgtgctggggctgctgccccccctgagctccccgcccggccccaacctcaacaacaacaacaacaacaaccaggGCGTGAGGAAGTGCGGGTACCTGCGCAAGCAGAAGCACGGCCACAAGCGCTTCTTCGTGCTGCGGGgcccgggcggcggggaggaggcggggggcgCCCGGCTGGAGTACTACGAGAGCGAGAAGAAATGGAGGAACAAGTCCGGGGCGCCCAAGCGGGTGATCGCCCTGGACTCCTGCCTCAACATCAACAAGCGGGCGGACGCCAAGCACAAGTACCTCATCGCCCTCTACACCAAGGACGAGTACTTCGCCGTGGCGGCCGAGAAcgagcaggagcaggagggctgGTACCGGGCGTTCACCGACCTGCTCAACGAGGGCAAGGCGGCCTGCCAGGGGTCCCCCCACCGCCACCTCGCCTCCCCCTTCTCCGCCTCCtgcggcgcggccgccgcctccctGGCCGCCGCCGGCGAGGACCTCAGCTACGGGCTGATCGCCCCGGCCGCCGCTGCCTACCGGGAGGTCTGGCAGGTGACGCTGAAGCCCAAGGGCTTGGGGCAGAGCAAAAACCTCACCGGCGTCCACCGGCTCTGCCTCTCGGCCCGCACCATCGGCTTCGTGCGCCTCAACTGCGAGCTGCCCTCCGTCACGCTGCAGCTGATGAACATCCGCCGCTGCGGCCACTCCGACAGCTTCTTCTTCATCGAGGTGGGGCGCTCGGCGGCCACCGGCCCCGGCGAGCTCTGGATGCAGGCGGACGACTCGGTGGTGGCCCAGAACATCCACGAGACCATCCTGGAGGCCATGaaggcgctgaaggagctgtacGCCTTCCGGCCCCGCAGCAAGAGccagtcctcctcctcctcctcctccggtggggccgccgggcccggcggcggcgcctcCGCCACCCACCCCATCACCGTGCCCGGCCGCCGGCACCACCACCTGGTCAACCTGCCCCCCAGCCAGACCGGCCTCCTCCGCCGCTCCCGCACCGACAGCCTCGCCGCCGGCGCCGGCAGCAAGTGCACGCCGTGCCGGGTGCGGACGGCCAGCGAGGGCGACGGCTGCCGGGTGGGCTCGGCGGCCGGCAGCCCCATGAGCCCGGGCCCCGTGCGGACCCCCCTCAGCCGCTCGCACACGCttagcggcggcggcgggggccggcagGCGGGGAAGCTGCTGCCGGtgctggccggcggcggcctGCAGAGCAGCCGCTCCATGTCCATGCCCGCCTCCCACTCGCCCCCCTCCGCCGCCAGCCCCGtcagcctctcctccagcagcgGCCTGGGCTCCGAGGCGGCCCCCCCGCATCACCCGCAGCGCCCGTCCAGCGGCAGCGCCTCCGTCTCCGGCTCCCCCAGCGACGCCGGCTTCATGTCCTTCGACGAGTACGGCTCCAGCCCGGGCGGCGACCTGCggcccttctcctcctcctccaccgcCAGCAACCGCAGCAACACCCCCGAGTCGGTGGCCGAGACCCCCCCGGTGCGGGACCCCGGGGGCGGCACCGACCTCTACGGCTACATGGCGATGGAGCGGCCCCCGAGCGGCCGCCTCTGCTACCGGCCCTGCCCCGACGCCGCGGCCGACCGGGGCCATCGGAAGCGGACCTACTCCCTGACCACCCCGTGCCGgcagcggccccccccgccgcaggTCTCCTCCGCCTCCCTCGACGAGTACACGCTGATGCGCGCCACCTTCGCCGGCAGCGCCGGCCgcctcttcccctcctgccaaGCCGGGGCTTCCCCCAAAGTGACCTACACCCCCTACCCCGAGGACTACGGGGACATCGAGATCGGCTCCCACCGCAGctccggcagcagcagcaccaacCTGGGGCCGCCGGCAGcgggcggaggaggaggaggaggagggggggggggagatgacgACGGCTACATGCCCATGACCCCCGGCGTGGCCGCCGCTTTGGGGCAGGGAAGCCGGGGCGGCGATGACTACATGCCCATGAGCCCCACCAGCGTGTCCGCCCCCAAGCAGATCCTGCAGCCCCGggcggggctgggtggggggtcCCCCGGGAACAGGAGCGGCTACAAGACCAGCTCGCCCGGGGAGAGCTCCCCCGACGACAGCGGGTACATGCGGATGTGGTGCGGCTCCAGGCTCTCCGTGGAGAGCTCGGACGGGAGGCTGAGCTGCGGCGACTACATCAATATGTCCCCTCGGGACCCCCAGCACGGGCCCCAGGctccctccctcacccccccGGACTTCTTCTTCGCCCCTTCGGGGCACGGGCCCGGCGAGCCCCCCAAGCCCGGCTGCTATTCGTACAGCTCCTTACCCCGCTCCTACAAGAGCCAGGGCCCGGCGAAGGACAGCGACCAGTACGTCTTCATGAACTCCCCGGGGAGGACGATCCCGGAGGAGGCGGTGTGCGGAGCGGGCCGGTCGCCCGCCGGCACCTTCGCCCCCTCCAGCCACACGGTGCCTTCGCCCCTGCGGCACAGCCGGACCGAGAGCTTCCTGAGCCAGCGGTgccagcgggcggcccggcccAGCCGCCTCTCTCTGGAGACCTTGCGGACGATGCTGCCCAGCATGAACGAGCACCCTCTGCCGCCCGAGCCCAAGAGCCCCGGCGAGTACATCAACATCGACTTCGGGGATGCCGCCGTCTACTCGCCCCCCTCGCTGCCCGCCGACAGCCCGGCCTCCTCCCTGGGCTCGGGCACGGGGCAGAGGCGCTCCCCTCTCTCCGACTACATGAACATCGACTTCGGGTCGCACTCGCCCTCCCAGTCGGGCACGGTCTCGGTGGGCTCCCTGGAAGCGCTCTCGCCGGGCTCTtcctccagcaccagccagcCCGAGGGGCGCTACCTGAAGGCGGCCGTGGGGGTGGCCTGTTCGTCCAGCCCGTCCGACGGCGGGGATTACACCGAGATGACCTTTGGCATGgccaccaccccaccccaacccATCGTTCAGAAGCCAGAAAGTGCCCGCGTCGACAGCCCCACGGCTGGGGTGAAGAGGCTCACCCTCTCCGGGGTGGAGGCTTTCATCCTCTCCAGCCCTCCCCCGGACCCCAACCGGGGGGCCAAGGTCATCCGGGCGGATCCCCAGGGGCGCAGGAGGCACAGCTCGGAAACCTTCTCCTCCACCACCACTGTGACCCCCGTGTCCCCCTCCTTCGCACACAACCCCAAACGGCACAACTCGGCCTCGGTGGAGAACGTGTCCCTCAGGAAAAGCGAAGgcctggaggaggagcagggtaGCAGCCCCATGTGCCGGGAGACCTCGGCTGGCTTCCAGAACGGCCTCAACTACATCGCCATCGACGTGGTGGACGGGACCCTGGCGAACTGTGACAAAGCCAGGTCGAGAGCCAGGCACGTCCTGAACGGCGGCGTCAACGGCGTGGAGATGAGCGCCTATGCCAGCATAGACTTTCTGTCTCACAACCTGAAAGAAGCGAGTGCTGTGAAAG GAAGTACAGGAAGATGGAAAAGATGA
- the IRS2 gene encoding insulin receptor substrate 2 isoform X2, producing the protein MASPAVLGLLPPLSSPPGPNLNNNNNNNQGVRKCGYLRKQKHGHKRFFVLRGPGGGEEAGGARLEYYESEKKWRNKSGAPKRVIALDSCLNINKRADAKHKYLIALYTKDEYFAVAAENEQEQEGWYRAFTDLLNEGKAACQGSPHRHLASPFSASCGAAAASLAAAGEDLSYGLIAPAAAAYREVWQVTLKPKGLGQSKNLTGVHRLCLSARTIGFVRLNCELPSVTLQLMNIRRCGHSDSFFFIEVGRSAATGPGELWMQADDSVVAQNIHETILEAMKALKELYAFRPRSKSQSSSSSSSGGAAGPGGGASATHPITVPGRRHHHLVNLPPSQTGLLRRSRTDSLAAGAGSKCTPCRVRTASEGDGCRVGSAAGSPMSPGPVRTPLSRSHTLSGGGGGRQAGKLLPVLAGGGLQSSRSMSMPASHSPPSAASPVSLSSSSGLGSEAAPPHHPQRPSSGSASVSGSPSDAGFMSFDEYGSSPGGDLRPFSSSSTASNRSNTPESVAETPPVRDPGGGTDLYGYMAMERPPSGRLCYRPCPDAAADRGHRKRTYSLTTPCRQRPPPPQVSSASLDEYTLMRATFAGSAGRLFPSCQAGASPKVTYTPYPEDYGDIEIGSHRSSGSSSTNLGPPAAGGGGGGGGGGGDDDGYMPMTPGVAAALGQGSRGGDDYMPMSPTSVSAPKQILQPRAGLGGGSPGNRSGYKTSSPGESSPDDSGYMRMWCGSRLSVESSDGRLSCGDYINMSPRDPQHGPQAPSLTPPDFFFAPSGHGPGEPPKPGCYSYSSLPRSYKSQGPAKDSDQYVFMNSPGRTIPEEAVCGAGRSPAGTFAPSSHTVPSPLRHSRTESFLSQRCQRAARPSRLSLETLRTMLPSMNEHPLPPEPKSPGEYINIDFGDAAVYSPPSLPADSPASSLGSGTGQRRSPLSDYMNIDFGSHSPSQSGTVSVGSLEALSPGSSSSTSQPEGRYLKAAVGVACSSSPSDGGDYTEMTFGMATTPPQPIVQKPESARVDSPTAGVKRLTLSGVEAFILSSPPPDPNRGAKVIRADPQGRRRHSSETFSSTTTVTPVSPSFAHNPKRHNSASVENVSLRKSEGLEEEQGSSPMCRETSAGFQNGLNYIAIDVVDGTLANCDKARSRARHVLNGGVNGVEMSAYASIDFLSHNLKEASAVKE; encoded by the coding sequence atGGCGAGCCCCgccgtgctggggctgctgccccccctgagctccccgcccggccccaacctcaacaacaacaacaacaacaaccaggGCGTGAGGAAGTGCGGGTACCTGCGCAAGCAGAAGCACGGCCACAAGCGCTTCTTCGTGCTGCGGGgcccgggcggcggggaggaggcggggggcgCCCGGCTGGAGTACTACGAGAGCGAGAAGAAATGGAGGAACAAGTCCGGGGCGCCCAAGCGGGTGATCGCCCTGGACTCCTGCCTCAACATCAACAAGCGGGCGGACGCCAAGCACAAGTACCTCATCGCCCTCTACACCAAGGACGAGTACTTCGCCGTGGCGGCCGAGAAcgagcaggagcaggagggctgGTACCGGGCGTTCACCGACCTGCTCAACGAGGGCAAGGCGGCCTGCCAGGGGTCCCCCCACCGCCACCTCGCCTCCCCCTTCTCCGCCTCCtgcggcgcggccgccgcctccctGGCCGCCGCCGGCGAGGACCTCAGCTACGGGCTGATCGCCCCGGCCGCCGCTGCCTACCGGGAGGTCTGGCAGGTGACGCTGAAGCCCAAGGGCTTGGGGCAGAGCAAAAACCTCACCGGCGTCCACCGGCTCTGCCTCTCGGCCCGCACCATCGGCTTCGTGCGCCTCAACTGCGAGCTGCCCTCCGTCACGCTGCAGCTGATGAACATCCGCCGCTGCGGCCACTCCGACAGCTTCTTCTTCATCGAGGTGGGGCGCTCGGCGGCCACCGGCCCCGGCGAGCTCTGGATGCAGGCGGACGACTCGGTGGTGGCCCAGAACATCCACGAGACCATCCTGGAGGCCATGaaggcgctgaaggagctgtacGCCTTCCGGCCCCGCAGCAAGAGccagtcctcctcctcctcctcctccggtggggccgccgggcccggcggcggcgcctcCGCCACCCACCCCATCACCGTGCCCGGCCGCCGGCACCACCACCTGGTCAACCTGCCCCCCAGCCAGACCGGCCTCCTCCGCCGCTCCCGCACCGACAGCCTCGCCGCCGGCGCCGGCAGCAAGTGCACGCCGTGCCGGGTGCGGACGGCCAGCGAGGGCGACGGCTGCCGGGTGGGCTCGGCGGCCGGCAGCCCCATGAGCCCGGGCCCCGTGCGGACCCCCCTCAGCCGCTCGCACACGCttagcggcggcggcgggggccggcagGCGGGGAAGCTGCTGCCGGtgctggccggcggcggcctGCAGAGCAGCCGCTCCATGTCCATGCCCGCCTCCCACTCGCCCCCCTCCGCCGCCAGCCCCGtcagcctctcctccagcagcgGCCTGGGCTCCGAGGCGGCCCCCCCGCATCACCCGCAGCGCCCGTCCAGCGGCAGCGCCTCCGTCTCCGGCTCCCCCAGCGACGCCGGCTTCATGTCCTTCGACGAGTACGGCTCCAGCCCGGGCGGCGACCTGCggcccttctcctcctcctccaccgcCAGCAACCGCAGCAACACCCCCGAGTCGGTGGCCGAGACCCCCCCGGTGCGGGACCCCGGGGGCGGCACCGACCTCTACGGCTACATGGCGATGGAGCGGCCCCCGAGCGGCCGCCTCTGCTACCGGCCCTGCCCCGACGCCGCGGCCGACCGGGGCCATCGGAAGCGGACCTACTCCCTGACCACCCCGTGCCGgcagcggccccccccgccgcaggTCTCCTCCGCCTCCCTCGACGAGTACACGCTGATGCGCGCCACCTTCGCCGGCAGCGCCGGCCgcctcttcccctcctgccaaGCCGGGGCTTCCCCCAAAGTGACCTACACCCCCTACCCCGAGGACTACGGGGACATCGAGATCGGCTCCCACCGCAGctccggcagcagcagcaccaacCTGGGGCCGCCGGCAGcgggcggaggaggaggaggaggagggggggggggagatgacgACGGCTACATGCCCATGACCCCCGGCGTGGCCGCCGCTTTGGGGCAGGGAAGCCGGGGCGGCGATGACTACATGCCCATGAGCCCCACCAGCGTGTCCGCCCCCAAGCAGATCCTGCAGCCCCGggcggggctgggtggggggtcCCCCGGGAACAGGAGCGGCTACAAGACCAGCTCGCCCGGGGAGAGCTCCCCCGACGACAGCGGGTACATGCGGATGTGGTGCGGCTCCAGGCTCTCCGTGGAGAGCTCGGACGGGAGGCTGAGCTGCGGCGACTACATCAATATGTCCCCTCGGGACCCCCAGCACGGGCCCCAGGctccctccctcacccccccGGACTTCTTCTTCGCCCCTTCGGGGCACGGGCCCGGCGAGCCCCCCAAGCCCGGCTGCTATTCGTACAGCTCCTTACCCCGCTCCTACAAGAGCCAGGGCCCGGCGAAGGACAGCGACCAGTACGTCTTCATGAACTCCCCGGGGAGGACGATCCCGGAGGAGGCGGTGTGCGGAGCGGGCCGGTCGCCCGCCGGCACCTTCGCCCCCTCCAGCCACACGGTGCCTTCGCCCCTGCGGCACAGCCGGACCGAGAGCTTCCTGAGCCAGCGGTgccagcgggcggcccggcccAGCCGCCTCTCTCTGGAGACCTTGCGGACGATGCTGCCCAGCATGAACGAGCACCCTCTGCCGCCCGAGCCCAAGAGCCCCGGCGAGTACATCAACATCGACTTCGGGGATGCCGCCGTCTACTCGCCCCCCTCGCTGCCCGCCGACAGCCCGGCCTCCTCCCTGGGCTCGGGCACGGGGCAGAGGCGCTCCCCTCTCTCCGACTACATGAACATCGACTTCGGGTCGCACTCGCCCTCCCAGTCGGGCACGGTCTCGGTGGGCTCCCTGGAAGCGCTCTCGCCGGGCTCTtcctccagcaccagccagcCCGAGGGGCGCTACCTGAAGGCGGCCGTGGGGGTGGCCTGTTCGTCCAGCCCGTCCGACGGCGGGGATTACACCGAGATGACCTTTGGCATGgccaccaccccaccccaacccATCGTTCAGAAGCCAGAAAGTGCCCGCGTCGACAGCCCCACGGCTGGGGTGAAGAGGCTCACCCTCTCCGGGGTGGAGGCTTTCATCCTCTCCAGCCCTCCCCCGGACCCCAACCGGGGGGCCAAGGTCATCCGGGCGGATCCCCAGGGGCGCAGGAGGCACAGCTCGGAAACCTTCTCCTCCACCACCACTGTGACCCCCGTGTCCCCCTCCTTCGCACACAACCCCAAACGGCACAACTCGGCCTCGGTGGAGAACGTGTCCCTCAGGAAAAGCGAAGgcctggaggaggagcagggtaGCAGCCCCATGTGCCGGGAGACCTCGGCTGGCTTCCAGAACGGCCTCAACTACATCGCCATCGACGTGGTGGACGGGACCCTGGCGAACTGTGACAAAGCCAGGTCGAGAGCCAGGCACGTCCTGAACGGCGGCGTCAACGGCGTGGAGATGAGCGCCTATGCCAGCATAGACTTTCTGTCTCACAACCTGAAAGAAGCGAGTGCTGTGAAAG